Genomic segment of Avibacterium volantium:
AATGCTCTCAATGGGTAACATCTTGCTTATGCTTATCCTTGTGGCAATATTCAGCTTAATTCTAGGAATGGGCTTGCCAACCACAGCTAACTATATCGTGGTGTCATCTTTAATGGCATTAGTGATTGTAGAAGTGGGTAAACAAAATGGCTTAATCGTACCGCTGATTGCCGTGCATTTATTCGTGTTCTATTTCGGGATTATGGCTGACGTAACGCCGCCTGTGGGTCTGGCCTCTTTCGCTGCTGCGGCAGTATCTGGTGGTAGCCCAATCAAAACAGGTTTAGTGGCATTCTTTTACAGCCTAAGAACAGCGATCTTGCCATTCTTGTTCATCTTTAATACGGATCTGTTATTAATTGATGTGGGCTGGGCAAAAGGCATACTGGTTGCGGTGGTATCCACCATTGCCATACTCGCCTTTACTTCCGCCACAATGAATTACTTCATCACGAAGAACAAAGTGTGGGAAACTGTTGCCCTTATTTTTGCAGCATTTATTATTTTCCGCCCTGGTTTCTTTATGGAATATATTTCGCCAACCTCTTATCACATTGAGCCAGTGCATTTGGCACAAGAGTTGGAAAAAGTGCCAGTTGATGAAAAAATTACCGTCAAAGTGGCCGGCACCAATCCTTATGGAAAACAAATTGAGTTCTATTCTGAACTCAGCGTACCAGAAGGAAAAACCGGTGAAGAGCGCCTAAATAAACTCGGCTTAACCTTGCTCAATACAGGCGAAAGCATTGAAATTGATGGCAAAGCGACACCAAAAGTCATTATTGATATGGTTGAAATTGATTCCCCTGCCGCCAAAGCAGGCTTAAATTGGGATCAAACCCTACTCGATATTTCTTTACCAAAAGTGGCTATCGCCAAAGAATGGATGTTCATTCCGGGCTTATTGATTATTCTCCTTGTTGGATTTAATCAACGCCGTAGAGCGAAAAAACAATAAAAAATTGACCGCACTTTGTTAGGGTCTGTTGATAACTCATTTTGCATTTGAGTTATCGTTTAAAATTAGCGTAATCGCGGCGCAGTTTAAAACCAAGAGTGGTTCTCTTGGTGAGAACTGCAACAAAGAGTACGCAAATTTTAAAGCTAACCTGAAGGGCTGGGGCTATTTTTTGTGATAACTGTGTTGAACGTGGTTCGTTTAGAATGGCTAAACTTCACCCCATTCGCCTTGTTCTCACAAAAAAATAGCCACCAGCTCAAATGCAAAATGAGTTATCAACAGCCCCTAAAGTGCGGTCAAAATTTTATGAAATTAGCAAAATATAAAACGCACAACCGCAACCCAATAAAAGGATCTTATTATGTACAACAAACTGCTTATTGCCATTGATCTCAGCAATCTGAAAAGCGCAAAATATGTGGTGGACACCGCTCTTCAGCTCACCAACCACAATCCTAACGCGATTTACCGTGTTGCTACCATTATCGAACCCATTGATGACAGTTTTATCTCTGCATTCTTACCAAAAAACTTTGACAAATCTGTCATTGAAGAAGCCAACAAAACCCTACACGATTTCACCAAAGCCCACTTCCCAGAAGGCTCAAAAGTACAACATATTGTCGCCCACGGCACAATTTATGAAGAAATCAACCGTATTGCCGATGAAAAAGAAGTGGATCTCATCATTATGCTCGCCAGCAGCAAACCAAACGCCAAAGGCTTAAGCAGCAATACGGTAAAAGTGGCACGTTACGGCAAAAAACCGATTTTGGTTTTGAAGTAAAAATATAAATAAAAAAAGGAGAAAATCATTATGTACCTCCCTTTTATTTATTCAAAAAATAATTTTATCTTTGGGGCTGTAGTAGATTAGCAACAATGCTATACTACAAAAATGAAGATAACATATTGTAAATTAAAGAAATCTATACAGAAAAAACTGCTTGAGTTTTTTGTCGCAGAAGTTACTGCAAGAACGGCAGCAAATTTGCTAGATATTCAACCGAATACAGCCGCTTTGTTCTACCATAAAATCAGGCTTGTGATTGGCTATCATTTATCCCTTGAAGTTAACGAGATTTTTGAGGGGGAAATTGAACTAGACGAAAGCTATTTTGGTGGTCATCGAAAGGGAAAACGAGGACGAGGAGCGGCTGGAAAAGTTGCTGTTTTTGGGTTACTAAAACGACAAGGAAAGGTATTTACTGTTGTGGTTGAAAACACCAAGAGTGAAACATTACTCCCTGTTAAAAGAAAAATCAAGCCTGATAGCTGGGTTTATACGGACACTTATCGCAGTTATGATGCTCTTGATGTGAGTGAATTTCACCACGAACGAATCAATCATTCCGAGCTATTTGCGGTGAAACAAAATCATATTAATGGCATTGAAAATTTTTGGAATCAGGCGAAGCGGATACTGCGAAAATATAATGGAATTAACCGAAAAAACTTTCCTTTATTCTTGAAGGAATGTGAATTTCGGTTTAACTTTGGGACACCAAAAGAGCAGTTAAAAATATTGCGAAAATGGTGTGAAATTTAGGGCTAATCTACTACAGCCCCTTATCTTTTCTACATTCCCTGCAAAAACGGATTGCTTTTCTTTTCCTTGCCAATGGTCGTGTAATTTCCGTGGCCTGCAATGATGATCATTTCGTCAGGTAACGGATAAAGTTTTTCTTTAATTGAGTTCAGCAAGGTTTGATGATCACCACCGGGGAAATCTGTGCGTCCAATGCTGTTTTGAAAAAGCACATCACCAGTAAATGCAATGTTTTTGTTATGTTCAATAAAGCCGATATGCCCCGGTGTATGCCCCGGTAAATGTAACACTTCAAAATTAAAATCGCCCACCTTGATGATTTCTCCTTCTTCATTTAACCAGCGATCAGGCAAAAAGGCATTGGTTTCAAATAGCATTCCAAAGCGTTCTGCCTGTTGCGGCAAACCTTCAAACCAATAGCGATCCGCTTCGTGCGAACCCCAAATTTCTACATTAAAGTGATTTTTCAGCTTTTCTGCCGCACTAATATGATCTAAATGACCGTGAGTAAGTAAAATTAATTTTAAATTTAAGCCTAATTCTTCAATGCGTTTAATGAGCTTTTCTGCCTCACCACCAGGGTCAATAATAGCGGCATTTTTTTCATCGTCCCAAATGATTGAACAATTTTGTTGGAACGCGGTAACAGGAATAATCTCAATATTCATTTTTTGTCCTTTATTAATATTTCTTTGAAATTAAAAGAATAAAACCGCAAATTTGCTTGCGGTTTTATATGTTTGAAATGCGGATAATCAGCTTCCACGCCAAGTGCGAACAGGACCAGTATCAATATGTACGAAATTACTTCTTGGGTAATACCCTACACCGCCATTATTTAGGCTTTCCGCCGCACGTTTTACACTCGCCAATGGCACGCTATCAATCCGGAAATCAATCGCTTGCCCACGAATATGGTAGCTATTACTCGCTACGCCACGGCTTTTTCTACGCATTGCCGCATTACTTGTTGGGGAGCGATAACCACAAATAATTTGGATTTCAGTATTGCGTAAGCCTAAAGTACGCTGAATTTGATAAAACTTGGCAAATAATCTAGGATCCATTCGATGAATTTGGTTATTACGTTTATCACGCAATAAATAATCCAACTTTCTCAAACTTGCCGTAGAAAATCCTTTTGCAGGGTTAAATTCTCCCGCAAAACGATCGCCAGTATTGATATTTCTAAAGCTCAGAATACGTGGTTTTGGTGTTGAAACTATTGCTAATACTGTATTAGGTAATAAGGATACGCCCAATGCAATTCCACCAAGGGAAAGCCATTTACGGCGTTGCTGATTAATCTCGCTCATAGTAATAATTCTTTACTCTAAATTTACAATTCTTTACTTTCGACTACGTACGTTTTAATTAGTTCATAAAAAAGTAAAAAAATTTAAAAATAGTAATCACTTTTCAATGTGTTAGGCATTACATCAAATATTTTTTCACCGCATTCCAGTTTACATAGCTTAAATTCGGTGCTGAATCGTAACCATAAATATCTGGCAAGGTGTATAATTTTCCACCGTCCATCCAAGCGGTTACATAATAAAGATAAACAGGATTATCCGACCCTACATTCGCAGAAGTGGTTTTTTTACTGCCTAGCACTTTGCGTTTACGTTCATCAGACCAACCAACTTCTTTGAGCAAAATGCTTGCTAATTGATCGGATTGCTCCACACGAATACAGCCAGAACTCAATGCGCGGTCTTTCTTGTTAAACAAACTGTGGTTTGGTGTATCGTGCAAGTAAATGGCATCAGCACTTGGCATATTAAATTTATAATTACCTAAAGCACTATCCCCCGGAGCTTGACGGATACGATAAGGGAATTTACTGCCAATCGCCGTCCAGTTAATGGAATGTGGATCAATGGTGCGCCCTGAACCGTCGGTAATGGTATAACCATTGCGTGCCACATAACTTGGATCACGTTTAATTTTTGGTACTAAATCTTCATTGATTAAACGTGGCGTTGGCGTCCAAGGTGGATTAACCACAACATTACTTAATTTGCTATACATCACAGGGGTTTTGCGCGCTTGTTTTCCCACGATAACGCGTGAATTCATCACCAGTTTGCCATTACGATAATAATTAAGCTGATAACTTGGAATATTCACAAAAAGCCCGTTTGTAAACTCAGGCAAAATTCTTAAACGTTGCGTGTTGATCGCCAATTTATAGATCTGGTTACGATCCATTTTTCCTGAAGAAATTAAAGCTTCTAGCTGATATAAGGTTTGGCGATATAAATTATTTTTACCCGCAAGTTGTGCAACAAATTCAAAATTTTGATTATTTTTCACCGCACTTAACCAGCGCTGAATTTCTTGCTCTGAGGGTTCTGCACTTTTATAAGCAGTTGGAGAATATAACCATTTCTGCGCAGATTTCAGCGCATTTTGTGAATAATAAAGATAATCAAGGAATGCGTCAGTAAGCAAAATATCATAAACCAAACGATCTTTGCCTTCCGCATTATAAATGCGATCTAAATTTTGTGCCGACTGGCGAGAAATACCACTTGCCACCAATGCCGCATATTCGCGTAAAAATTGTTTCTCGGCTTTTTTATCTTCCCACAGCAACACATAATCATTTTGCGTATAAATTTTGGCAACTGCTGACTTAAACATCAACGGCTGTGTGCCAATAATATCTGTTAAGCGCTGTTCTGAACGCTGTTGCTGTTCTGCATTGAGGCGATCTTCTTCCGCTTTACGTTCTGTTGCGATTTTTTCAGCAATCGCTTTTCGTTCGAGTAAAAGCTGTTCATTCGTCAGTTTTACCATTGCCGGCGTTGAGGATTGCCCTGCATTCACCACAGGTGCAGTGTTTGCCGCAATAGCTGTTCCCACATAAGCACAAGACGTCAATAAAGCCGCGCGTGTAGCTAACTTAAATGAAGTCGTTTTTAACATTCTAGAATCCTTAAATATAAAAATCACAATAAAAAGCACCGCACTTATTAAAGTGCGGTCAGAAATTTAGTTATTTTTTCGGTGTTACTTCTGCACCCGAAAGATGATGTTTTTCATCAAAATTAATGAGATCTACCGCCATTTTTTCTGCCTCTTTTAAGTAGAAATCAGGGGCTTCATAATCTTTCGGTAAATCATCAAGTTTCTTCAATGGTTTTTTACCTTCTCGTTTAAAGCGTGCATTCAAATCTTTCAAGCGTTTTGCGTCATCTTTATCATTCTCTGCTTTGCGTTTTGCAAAATTCAATGATAAATATTTACGCTCACGGCGCTCATCTAACACTTTAAGATCTTCATTAAGCGCAATAAATTCAGGATCTTTCGCCATTCGAGCAATATGCGGAGCTTCCAGTGCATTAATTGCTTCTCTTGATTTCCCAGCCTCAGAATAAGGGGCTGGTGGCAATTTATCCCAAGGCAACGCATTATCTTCGTTTTCTTCCCCATATTCTTTCAAATCAATCAATGATGGGAACGTAATATCTGGCGCAACCCCTTTCAACTGAGTACTTCCACCATTAATACGATAGAATTTTTGAATGGTATATTGAATTAGCCCCATTGGGGTTTCTTCTGAATCAAACACAAAATTCAATGGACGGCTTTGTTGAACCGTTCCTTTACCAAAGGTATTCTGTCCAATAATAATCGCTCGGTTATAATCTTGCATTGCTGCTGCAAAAATTTCAGACGCAGAAGCACTAAAGCGATTGATCATCACTAAGAGCGGCCCTGCATAATCTTGAGTGTTATCAGGATCTTCGTGAATACGAATGCGTTGATAAGCATCTCTCACCTGAACCACTGGCCCATCGGTAATAAATAAGCCTGTTAATTCAACCACTTCTTTTAACGAACCACCGCCATTCTCACGCAAATCAATAATCAAGGCTTGTGCATTTTTCTGCTTCATTTCTGCAAGCAGTTTTTTCACATCTTCCGCTAAGCCAAGATAAAAACTTGGAATTTTAATCACGGCAATTTGCTTGCCATCAACCTTTTCCACGGTTAATTTCGCCGCCTGATCTTCCAAGCGAATTTTATCTCGAATAAGGGTAACAATGCGGGATTTTCCGCCTTTTTCTGGCTCAATTTCTAAACGAACTTTCGTGCCTTTTTTCCCTTTGATCTTGTCGATCACGTCATCTAAACGCCAACCAACAACATCTTCAATTTCGCCTTTTGCCTGACCGACACCAACGATTTTATCACCCGGCTTAATTTTTTTACTGCGATCGGCCGGCGCACCAGCCACCAGTGAGCGGATAATGGTTTCCCCATCTTCCGATTGCAAGGTTGCCCCAATGCCTTCTAATGAAAGATTCATACTTTCATTAAAACTTTTTGCACTTCTTGGCGCAAGATAACTTGTGTGCGGATCGATTTCACGCGCAAAAGCATTCAAATACACTTGCACAATATCATCTGCTTTAGTTTGTGTTAAACGGCGAATTGCCAAATCATAGCGTTTCGTTAAGGTTTTCTTAATTTCACGCCAATTCTTACCTTTGAGCTTCAAATTGATGATGTCATTTTTAACACGCTGCGCCCAAAGCTCATTGGCTTCTTCTTCCGTTTTTGGCCAAGCAGCGTCTTTGCGTTCAATTTCAATTTGCGCATCTGTGGTTAAACTTGGCTCTTTGTCTAAAAGCGATAAGGCATATTTATAGCGTTCATAGCGGCGTTTCATCATTAGATCATAGATCGCAAACGCCATATCTAGCTTACCTTGGTTAAGCTGATCATCAAGCTTATCACCATATTTAGCTCGCATTTCAGCGACATCTGAAGCTAAAAAGGTATTACGGTTAAAATCTAAATTTTTTAAGTAGCGATCAAAAATCTTTTGCGAAAAGTCATCATCTAACTGAAATTTACGATAATGAGATTGGGTTAAACGCGTTGCGACACGCTTTGTTACCAACTGGTTCGTTTCAGTTGGCTCAGGAATGACAATATCTGTTGCCTTCAATTTAGGTGCAATAGCAACGGCAAGATCCGCATTAACAAATAAGGCACTTAGCACCAAACTAGCTAAGTAGCCTTTTCTTTTGTTAAACTTCATTCAAATGTCCTAATCAAAGTAAATATCACGATGATGACTTCTTACTTAACGAAATAATGAGAATTATGCAAATAAACGCTCTGCGGTAACCGACATTGTTAAGCCATTTTCTAACTCAACACGCACATTGTCTTTTACCACTTCCAAAACTACCGCACGCTTTGTGCTATTCCCAGCTTTTACTTTCACCACATCACCTTGTGCTAAGGTTGCAACATCTACCGCGACAAGATTAGGTTTATTTTGTGGTTTTTTCGCTACAAATTTCTTCGCATTTGGACGCGCAGGCTTTTTATTCGCTTTCGGATTTGCCGCACGCTCTGCTGCACGTTTTTCTGCCACTTTCGCTTTGCTTTCTGCTAATTTCTGTGCAGCGTGTTCTGCGTGTTCTTTCTCTAATACGCCTGCTGGGTTGCCTTGTAAATCAACGCGCTCAGCCCCTTCTTTACAAGCGTATAAATAACGCCAACCTGCCGTATATAAGCGCAGAGCTTGACGCAATTGGGTTTTACTTACTTTTTCATCATCGGCAAGGGCTTCTGCCAAATCTTGGAAAATCCCGACTTTTAACGGTTTTGCCTCACCTTCAAGGAAAAAACAGCGCGGAAACTTTTCCGCTAAATAAGCGATAATTTCTTTATTATTGGTTAATTTCTGAACTTCTGTCATTGTGTAATCTCACATACCATTAATTTTAAATAGAAAAACGTTGCACATTTTAGCTTAAATTCGTAAGAAATGGCAATTTTTTGATCGGGTTTATAGCTGATGTTTCAATAAAAAAGCAAAGTGCGGTGCTTTTTGTGATAAATTTTCCGTAAAAAACCACCGCACTTTGAAAAGTGCGCAAATCCATATAAAATAGCGCTTTTGAATTTCTTTTAGAGAAAAATTAGTAGAACCTAAGCGATGACAACACCGTTAAAAACGACACATTACGCCAAACAGCATATTGCCCGTTGCACCCATTGCGATGCCACGGTGTCTGTGCCTACGTTGGAGGCGAACCAATATGCGGAATGTCCTCGCTGTGATGAGATGCTGTGTTCGGGCAGCCGTTGGAATTTGCATCGCTGCGCGATGATTGCCCTATCCATTTTAATTTTGATGCCTTTTGCCTTGAATTATCCTTTATTAAGCATTGATTTATTGGGTACTCGAGTGGACGCTTCGGTTTGGCAAGGGGTGTGGAAAATGGCAACGGAAGGCTATCCTTATACGGCATTTCTCATTTTTCTCTGTGCTGTGTTTATGCCCATTTCCTTTGCAATTTTGGTGATTTTACTCCGTCTTTCGCAACTGCTTGGCATTAAACCGCGTAATATTTTGCTCGCGCTGGGGTATATTAAACCTTGGGTAATGTTTGATGTGTATTTGGTCGCGCTGGGCGTAACAATGTTTAAGGTGCGAGAATACGCCACCCTTAGCCTTGATGTGTATTTAATTGCTTTTATTTTCACCGCACTTTTAACCACGCTACTGTTTATTAAGCTCAATCTGAATGCGCTGTGGAATGATTTTTATCCACAAGATAGACTTTTGACTGAAATGCCTGATGAACCGCCTTGTGTCTGCTTGGAGTGCCATTACACGTTTACCGAGCCTTATCAAGACAGCAAACATCGAGCCCGTTGTCCACGCTGTTTAACGCTATTAGACGTGCCAGTAAACATTAAATTGCAACACACTTGGGCAACCTTGATTGCGGGCATTATTATGCTTTTCCCTGCTAATTTACTACCGATGTCGGTGGTTTATGTCAACGGTGCACCGAGTGCCGATACCCTGATGTCTGGCGTAATCACCTTTGTTGAAATGGGCAGTTATTTCGTGGCATTTGTGGTATTTACCGCCAGTATTTTTATCCCCATCAGCAAAATTTTTATTTTGCTTTATTTATTAATTTGTGTACATTTCAACCTTCGCCAATCCATAAAATGGCAAATGCGCTTATTCCATATTGTGCATTTTGTCGGTCGTTGGTCGATGTTAGATTTGTTCGTACTCGCATTGATGATGTCCTTGGTTGCACGCGGACAAATCATCAATTTTTCCGTAGGCCCTGCTGCCTTTTATTTTGGGGCTGCAGTGTTCTTAACTATGATTTCAGCTTCGCAATTCGACAGTCGTTTACTTTGGAAAATTTATGACAGACAACAACAAAACGCCGTCCATTCAGGATAATTACAACGCGGTAAAAGCCGCTATTCATAAAAACAAACGGATTTCGCCATTTTGGTTGTTACCCTTTGTTGCCTTATGTATTGGTGCGATTTTGTTCTTTCAAATTGTGCAAGAACAAGGCATTAGCATTAAAATCACCTTTGATAATGGTAATGGCTTAGTAGCAGGGAAAACGCAGATTCGTTACCAAGGCTTGCAAATTGGGGTGGTGAAAAAAGTAAATTTCACTGACGACTTGAAAAAAGTAGAAGTGGAAGCCAATATTTATCCTGAGGCCAAAACCGTGTTGCGTGAAAACACCAAGTTTTGGCTCGTTCGTCCAAGTGCTTCTCTGGCAGGGATTTCAGGCATTGATGCACTGGTTTCGGGTAACTACATCACCCTACAACCTGGGGACGGTGAATATGAAGATGAATTTGTAGCAGAAAGTGAAGGCCCGATCGCCCAAGTTACTGAAGGCGATTTGCTCATTCATTTACTTGCCGATGATTTAGGCTCAATCTCAATCGGTGCGTCTGTCTATTTCAAAAAAATGCCCGTGGGAAAAATCTATGATTACCGTTTCACCAAAGATCAGAAGAAAATTGAAATTGATGTGGTGATCGATAAGCCTTATGCCCAATTCGTGAAAAAAGATAGCCATTTCTGGAACATTAGCGGCATTAACGCCAGTGTTGGGCTTTCTGGTATTAACGTACAAATGGATAGCCTAAATTCCGTGGTGCAAGGCGCTGTGGCATTTGATTCACCGCAAAATAGTCCAAAGGCTGAAAACAACGAACGCTATCGTTTATATGCCAATTTACAGGCAGCCAAACGCGGTATTGAAATCAATGTTACCGTGCCGAATATTGCGGGATTACGCGCAGGCAAAACCTCGGTGTATTCACAAGATGCACAAATCGGTTTGCTTTCAGAATTAAGTGCGGTGGAAAATAATGAAGAAATTTTGCAAGGCAAATTACTCATTGATCCAAGCGCTGAAAATCTGTTTAAAACCAACACTGAAATCGTGCTACGCAACACAAAATTCAATTTGAGCGAACTGAGCGACACGCAAAAATTATTGCGTGGTGAATATTTTGATGTCATCAGTGGTACAGGTGAAAAACAAACGCAATTTACTGTCATTAAAGAAAAT
This window contains:
- a CDS encoding universal stress protein; its protein translation is MYNKLLIAIDLSNLKSAKYVVDTALQLTNHNPNAIYRVATIIEPIDDSFISAFLPKNFDKSVIEEANKTLHDFTKAHFPEGSKVQHIVAHGTIYEEINRIADEKEVDLIIMLASSKPNAKGLSSNTVKVARYGKKPILVLK
- a CDS encoding IS1595 family transposase, coding for MKITYCKLKKSIQKKLLEFFVAEVTARTAANLLDIQPNTAALFYHKIRLVIGYHLSLEVNEIFEGEIELDESYFGGHRKGKRGRGAAGKVAVFGLLKRQGKVFTVVVENTKSETLLPVKRKIKPDSWVYTDTYRSYDALDVSEFHHERINHSELFAVKQNHINGIENFWNQAKRILRKYNGINRKNFPLFLKECEFRFNFGTPKEQLKILRKWCEI
- a CDS encoding MBL fold metallo-hydrolase, giving the protein MNIEIIPVTAFQQNCSIIWDDEKNAAIIDPGGEAEKLIKRIEELGLNLKLILLTHGHLDHISAAEKLKNHFNVEIWGSHEADRYWFEGLPQQAERFGMLFETNAFLPDRWLNEEGEIIKVGDFNFEVLHLPGHTPGHIGFIEHNKNIAFTGDVLFQNSIGRTDFPGGDHQTLLNSIKEKLYPLPDEMIIIAGHGNYTTIGKEKKSNPFLQGM
- a CDS encoding YcbK family protein yields the protein MSEINQQRRKWLSLGGIALGVSLLPNTVLAIVSTPKPRILSFRNINTGDRFAGEFNPAKGFSTASLRKLDYLLRDKRNNQIHRMDPRLFAKFYQIQRTLGLRNTEIQIICGYRSPTSNAAMRRKSRGVASNSYHIRGQAIDFRIDSVPLASVKRAAESLNNGGVGYYPRSNFVHIDTGPVRTWRGS
- a CDS encoding L,D-transpeptidase family protein, translating into MLKTTSFKLATRAALLTSCAYVGTAIAANTAPVVNAGQSSTPAMVKLTNEQLLLERKAIAEKIATERKAEEDRLNAEQQQRSEQRLTDIIGTQPLMFKSAVAKIYTQNDYVLLWEDKKAEKQFLREYAALVASGISRQSAQNLDRIYNAEGKDRLVYDILLTDAFLDYLYYSQNALKSAQKWLYSPTAYKSAEPSEQEIQRWLSAVKNNQNFEFVAQLAGKNNLYRQTLYQLEALISSGKMDRNQIYKLAINTQRLRILPEFTNGLFVNIPSYQLNYYRNGKLVMNSRVIVGKQARKTPVMYSKLSNVVVNPPWTPTPRLINEDLVPKIKRDPSYVARNGYTITDGSGRTIDPHSINWTAIGSKFPYRIRQAPGDSALGNYKFNMPSADAIYLHDTPNHSLFNKKDRALSSGCIRVEQSDQLASILLKEVGWSDERKRKVLGSKKTTSANVGSDNPVYLYYVTAWMDGGKLYTLPDIYGYDSAPNLSYVNWNAVKKYLM
- the prc gene encoding carboxy terminal-processing peptidase; translation: MKFNKRKGYLASLVLSALFVNADLAVAIAPKLKATDIVIPEPTETNQLVTKRVATRLTQSHYRKFQLDDDFSQKIFDRYLKNLDFNRNTFLASDVAEMRAKYGDKLDDQLNQGKLDMAFAIYDLMMKRRYERYKYALSLLDKEPSLTTDAQIEIERKDAAWPKTEEEANELWAQRVKNDIINLKLKGKNWREIKKTLTKRYDLAIRRLTQTKADDIVQVYLNAFAREIDPHTSYLAPRSAKSFNESMNLSLEGIGATLQSEDGETIIRSLVAGAPADRSKKIKPGDKIVGVGQAKGEIEDVVGWRLDDVIDKIKGKKGTKVRLEIEPEKGGKSRIVTLIRDKIRLEDQAAKLTVEKVDGKQIAVIKIPSFYLGLAEDVKKLLAEMKQKNAQALIIDLRENGGGSLKEVVELTGLFITDGPVVQVRDAYQRIRIHEDPDNTQDYAGPLLVMINRFSASASEIFAAAMQDYNRAIIIGQNTFGKGTVQQSRPLNFVFDSEETPMGLIQYTIQKFYRINGGSTQLKGVAPDITFPSLIDLKEYGEENEDNALPWDKLPPAPYSEAGKSREAINALEAPHIARMAKDPEFIALNEDLKVLDERRERKYLSLNFAKRKAENDKDDAKRLKDLNARFKREGKKPLKKLDDLPKDYEAPDFYLKEAEKMAVDLINFDEKHHLSGAEVTPKK
- the proQ gene encoding RNA chaperone ProQ translates to MTEVQKLTNNKEIIAYLAEKFPRCFFLEGEAKPLKVGIFQDLAEALADDEKVSKTQLRQALRLYTAGWRYLYACKEGAERVDLQGNPAGVLEKEHAEHAAQKLAESKAKVAEKRAAERAANPKANKKPARPNAKKFVAKKPQNKPNLVAVDVATLAQGDVVKVKAGNSTKRAVVLEVVKDNVRVELENGLTMSVTAERLFA
- a CDS encoding paraquat-inducible protein A, whose translation is MTTPLKTTHYAKQHIARCTHCDATVSVPTLEANQYAECPRCDEMLCSGSRWNLHRCAMIALSILILMPFALNYPLLSIDLLGTRVDASVWQGVWKMATEGYPYTAFLIFLCAVFMPISFAILVILLRLSQLLGIKPRNILLALGYIKPWVMFDVYLVALGVTMFKVREYATLSLDVYLIAFIFTALLTTLLFIKLNLNALWNDFYPQDRLLTEMPDEPPCVCLECHYTFTEPYQDSKHRARCPRCLTLLDVPVNIKLQHTWATLIAGIIMLFPANLLPMSVVYVNGAPSADTLMSGVITFVEMGSYFVAFVVFTASIFIPISKIFILLYLLICVHFNLRQSIKWQMRLFHIVHFVGRWSMLDLFVLALMMSLVARGQIINFSVGPAAFYFGAAVFLTMISASQFDSRLLWKIYDRQQQNAVHSG